The following are from one region of the Corylus avellana chromosome ca1, CavTom2PMs-1.0 genome:
- the LOC132191685 gene encoding guanylate kinase 3, chloroplastic-like, whose translation MNDLETSLGSAFSSEPITPSPGPLIVVISGPSGVGKDAVIKRLREVRQNLHFVVTATSRARRPGEVDGEDYYFVSKEEFLRMVQNDELLEYALVYGEYKGIPRRQVREYMARGCDVVLRVDIQGARTLRRILGNSAVFVFVMAESEAAMVERLVERRTESREELLVRIATAREEVTHVRNFDYVVVNRDGELERAVRLVEAIIDAEKAKVRQRGAVI comes from the coding sequence ATGAATGACCTGGAGACCTCGCTGGGCTCCGCATTCAGCTCCGAGCCCATCACGCCGAGCCCGGGCCCGTTAATCGTGGTGATCAGCGGGCCCAGCGGGGTCGGCAAGGACGCCGTCATCAAACGGCTGAGAGAGGTCCGTCAAAACCTTCACTTCGTCGTCACTGCCACGAGCCGGGCCAGGCGACCCGGCGAGGTCGACGGCGAGGACTACTACTTCGTGTCCAAGGAAGAGTTCCTCAGAATGGTGCAGAACGACGAGTTGTTGGAGTACGCACTGGTGTACGGCGAGTACAAGGGGATTCCGAGGCGGCAGGTGCGGGAGTACATGGCGAGGGGGTGCGACGTCGTTTTGAGAGTGGATATCCAGGGCGCCAGAACGCTGAGGAGGATTTTGGGGAACTCGGCGGTGTTCGTGTTCGTGATGGCGGAAAGCGAGGCGGCGATGGTTGAGAGGCTGGTGGAGAGGCGGACGGAGAGCCGGGAGGAGCTGCTGGTTCGGATCGCCACGGCGAGAGAGGAGGTGACACACGTGAGGAACTTCGACTACGTGGTGGTGAACAGGGACGGGGAGCTCGAGAGGGCGGTGCGGCTTGTGGAGGCGATCATCGACGCCGAGAAGGCGAAGGTGCGGCAGCGTGGCGCTGTGATATAG
- the LOC132179894 gene encoding probable CCR4-associated factor 1 homolog 9, whose protein sequence is MAPPPRPMVVREVWQDNLKQEFSEITRALQRLPHHRFAAFDTEFPGIVFPAASRHHSLLSPAENYLLMKRNVDATKIIQLGLALSDPNGDSCYVWEFNFKGFDKESDLHNLESIQLLERQGIDFNKSREKGIDCNEFGRLLFNSGLLRNSKIAWVTFHGAYDFGYLIKISTRRELPSDLMEFMRLVVYFFGYKVFDIKHMIKWCEGLYGGLEKVSHTLGVLRVAGKTHQAGSDSLLTLQTMIKLKDLYFFGRAWINFRLILYSLEIDVGSLAAPKSNGFQIQRGCNQFYQTRGCNQQLYQRSMFVSVRDGMLYSI, encoded by the coding sequence ATGGCTCCTCCTCCGCGTCCGATGGTGGTTCGTGAAGTCTGGCAAGACAACCTCAAGCAGGAATTCTCCGAAATCACAAGAGCTCTCCAGCGTCTCCCCCATCATCGTTTCGCCGCCTTCGACACTGAGTTCCCCGGCATTGTCTTCCCTGCTGCCAGCCGCCACCACTCCCTTCTGTCTCCTGCTGAGAATTACCTGCTGATGAAGCGCAACGTGGATGCCACTAAGATCATCCAGTTGGGTCTCGCTCTCTCGGATCCCAACGGGGACTCTTGCTATGTCTGGGAGTTCAATTTCAAAGGCTTCGACAAGGAGAGCGATCTTCACAATTTGGAGTCCATCCAATTACTGGAGCGGCAGGGAATTGATTTCAACAAGAGCCGAGAAAAGGGTATCGATTGTAACGAGTTTGGGAGGCTACTCTTCAACTCTGGCCTCTTGCGGAATTCAAAAATCGCTTGGGTCACATTCCACGGAGCATATGATTTTGGCTACTTAATCAAAATCTCGACTCGGCGAGAACTGCCGTCTGATCTGATGGAGTTTATGCGTTTGGTGGTATACTTCTTTGGGTACAAGGTATTTGATATCAAACACATGATCAAGTGGTGTGAGGGGCTGTATGGGGGTTTGGAGAAGGTATCGCACACTCTTGGGGTTCTCCGTGTAGCTGGGAAAACTCATCAGGCAGGTTCTGATAGTCTGCTAACCTTGCAGACCATGATAAAATTAAAGGACCTTTATTTCTTCGGTAGGGCTTGGATAAATTTTCGGTTGATTTTATACAGTCTAGAAATTGACGTTGGGAGTTTGGCTGCACCAAAAAGCAACGGCTTCCAAATTCAAAGAGGATGCAATCAGTTCTACCAAACCAGAGGATGCAATCAACAGTTGTACCAAAGATCTATGTTTGTCTCGGTCAGGGATGGCATGTTATATTCAATTTGA